The genomic region ATAAAGCTTAAATGATTATTGTATTGATTGAATTTTGTTAAGCGAAAGTCTCTTTGGCTGTAAGAAACATATATTTTATTATCAGGCGCTAATTTTAATTGAGTTAATGTAAAATCATTTAGACCTATACTTGAATCTGACCAAATGGTTGTTTTTTTAAGATTATCAAGATCAATTTGTGTAAGTTTTGAAACATTATTTCTGTTAGCATTCCTTAATTCTGTTATATACAATAGGTCAGAATCAGGTGAAAACTCACATCCATAAATCTCAGATAATTTATTGCTATCCAAATTTTGGTAATTGTAAAGTTCACCTTCACATCTATCGAATTCGAATAACTCTAATACTTCTAGGTCTGAATAACCATGAAAAACCATTTTAGACCCGCTATTCGCTATTACAATACCTGCTCCTGGATCTGAAGGTCTATTGCAATAAGATGGTCCTATGTCCTGATTGAATGGTCCTTCAAAACCATCTGAAGTTAATAAGTATGTTATGAATGTATTAGTACACAATCCGTCTTTTGGCATTTCTTTTGCAATAATCCACCAATCTTTGCCATTTAAATGTTTAACAGCATTTATGCCCTCATAAACTTCTTGACTACCTAATGAAATATCTTTTTCTATTATTCTCGCACTGTCATTTGAAATATCTATTAAACTATAATGAATACCAAAACATAAAGATGTTCCATTACGGGGACAAATACTATCCTCCATGGGAGCAGTGTATAGCAAATAATAATGCTCCTTGTTTGATAAACCAGGTAAAAAAAAAGCTCCTTTAGAAAAAGAATTTACAAGTTTTATATCCGAATTATAAATTCTATTGCCATCTGAATTAAATATTTCAATACCAAAATTTAGTTGAGTTTCTCCCAGGTAAAGCTTTAAATTACCTAAACTATCTGAAATTGATGCTGCAGTTTCATAGCATTGACCAATGTTAGATTCAAAAACCCTTGGATTATTCAAGTCACTGAAATCTATGCCACAATTATAACCAAAAACCCAATTTCGGTTTTCTTTTTGAGCAGAAACTTCACTACAAAAAAAGGATAGAAATACAATTTTACTGAACAATAATAATCTTATCAGTTTTCTTAATCTCTTCATTTACGATAATTTCATAGATATATATACCCTTGCTAAGTGCGTTTAAATTAATTGTATTTGAACCGCTGACCAAATGCCTACTTATCAACTGTGAACCTGAAACTGAATAAACATTAATATGACCTGTTTCTTCCTCATATAATTTAACTTGTCCGTTCCTTTCGGAACTATATACATTAGGCAGCAGTTCATATCTCTTTTTTGGTAAGCTCTCTTCAAGAGACTCCTTAATTATTTCCTCTAACCTTCCCAATTTACTACTACTGCTGCTGCAATCAATTTTCCAGTTTAAAGTTCCATTAAAGATGCTATCAATTTTTGACCATGTATA from Chitinophagales bacterium harbors:
- a CDS encoding T9SS type A sorting domain-containing protein, producing the protein MKRLRKLIRLLLFSKIVFLSFFCSEVSAQKENRNWVFGYNCGIDFSDLNNPRVFESNIGQCYETAASISDSLGNLKLYLGETQLNFGIEIFNSDGNRIYNSDIKLVNSFSKGAFFLPGLSNKEHYYLLYTAPMEDSICPRNGTSLCFGIHYSLIDISNDSARIIEKDISLGSQEVYEGINAVKHLNGKDWWIIAKEMPKDGLCTNTFITYLLTSDGFEGPFNQDIGPSYCNRPSDPGAGIVIANSGSKMVFHGYSDLEVLELFEFDRCEGELYNYQNLDSNKLSEIYGCEFSPDSDLLYITELRNANRNNVSKLTQIDLDNLKKTTIWSDSSIGLNDFTLTQLKLAPDNKIYVSYSQRDFRLTKFNQYNNHLSFINFPNRKGTNCDFNPFEFELADSSYAFLALPHMPNYNLGPTGIYKADAGNDTLLCKSYMNGVKLGTPAIAGLSYSWSPTKGLDNSSIAQPTANPDSNMKYTLTITDDNTTSSCNQRKDSVYVKVETCTSIQVRESKDVKVFPNPTSETIYFQTEQTSIQNIKIYSLVGEKVLTSDKQYVEISQLPKSTYIYRVFLKSGETISGKFVKE